One Gemmatimonadaceae bacterium DNA segment encodes these proteins:
- a CDS encoding dihydrofolate reductase family protein, whose product MSVSVLYMSMSVDGYIAGPNDGPGNPGGDGFMRLHDWYGFVDDPPNTTGTGWGAHFLEEGRATGAVLAGRRTVEQVDHWGGNHHGVPIFVPSHRAPDPSVARFPLVTYVTDGIASAMAQAKAAAKGRNVMVHGAYTAQRALEAGVLDELQIHQIPVLFGSGRRLFDVLPIRIELEIVRVIDTPDATHIRYRVRR is encoded by the coding sequence ATGTCAGTATCAGTCCTCTACATGTCCATGTCGGTGGACGGATACATCGCCGGGCCTAACGATGGACCGGGCAATCCCGGCGGCGACGGCTTCATGCGCTTGCACGATTGGTACGGGTTCGTCGACGATCCGCCGAACACGACCGGAACCGGCTGGGGTGCGCATTTCCTGGAGGAGGGGAGGGCGACTGGCGCCGTGCTGGCGGGCCGGCGCACGGTGGAACAGGTGGATCACTGGGGAGGAAACCACCACGGTGTCCCGATCTTCGTGCCCAGTCATCGTGCCCCCGATCCGTCGGTCGCCAGGTTCCCGTTGGTGACGTACGTGACCGATGGCATCGCGAGCGCGATGGCACAAGCGAAGGCCGCGGCCAAGGGGCGGAACGTGATGGTCCACGGCGCCTATACGGCGCAACGCGCGCTCGAGGCGGGCGTGCTGGACGAGTTGCAGATTCACCAGATCCCGGTGCTGTTCGGGAGCGGCCGTCGCCTCTTCGACGTATTGCCGATACGAATCGAACTGGAGATCGTTCGGGTGATCGACACACCGGACGCCACGCACATCCGGTATCGCGTACGACGTTGA
- a CDS encoding DUF4256 domain-containing protein has translation MARSAYQSLLAALEERFTRHPARHAGVAWSQVRKRLDASPEKLAALAAMEESGGEPDVVGVDDTTGAIVFMDCSDESPEGRRSLCYDRAALDARKEAKPTGAAVEMAAKMGIALLTEAEYRTLQTLGTFDRKTSSWVATPPAIRKLGGAVFCDRRYDQVFLYHNGAQSYYAARGFRGVLRV, from the coding sequence ATGGCGCGTTCGGCATACCAGTCGCTTCTTGCCGCGCTCGAGGAGCGCTTCACGCGTCACCCGGCTCGTCACGCGGGGGTCGCGTGGTCGCAGGTGCGCAAGCGGCTCGACGCGTCGCCGGAGAAACTCGCCGCACTGGCGGCGATGGAGGAGAGCGGCGGTGAGCCCGACGTCGTGGGGGTCGATGACACGACGGGCGCCATCGTCTTCATGGACTGTTCGGACGAGAGTCCCGAGGGGCGCCGGTCGCTGTGCTACGATCGTGCGGCGCTCGACGCGCGCAAGGAGGCCAAGCCGACCGGCGCGGCGGTGGAGATGGCGGCGAAGATGGGGATCGCGCTGCTCACCGAGGCGGAGTACCGCACGTTGCAGACGTTAGGCACGTTCGATCGCAAGACGTCGAGCTGGGTGGCGACGCCGCCGGCGATTCGCAAGCTCGGCGGCGCTGTCTTCTGCGACCGTCGCTACGATCAGGTCTTCCTCTACCACAACGGGGCGCAGTCGTACTACGCGGCGCGGGGCTTTCGCGGCGTGCTGCGGGTGTAG
- a CDS encoding beta-lactamase family protein — protein MHPATSTPAVRADDALAARALFARFDSLRQAQRIPGLAAVVLRDTTVIMARGFGFADVERRLAVTPETPFDIASVTKPISAVVALRLVQDGVLDLDRPMRRYRDFPEFCTAARGGGGIFFSDYACEGDRLTLRHVLSMTANGEPGTRFWYNPPSYSWASRPMAEVSGYAFSTLVDSLVLRPAGMRNAARRHRRLALPPAIEAALAMPYHDDSTGRRVRSDPPPGQGDGAAGGVIASAMDLARFDVALATDRLIAPALRALLWTPTRTPAGAPLPYGLGWFLATRDGRSLAWHTGLWEGRYSALYLKVLGETPAQRLTLILLANSDGLQWETRLDEAAIERSPFATAFLAAFPARHR, from the coding sequence GTGCACCCCGCGACATCCACACCTGCCGTACGCGCCGATGACGCGCTCGCGGCGCGAGCGCTGTTCGCGCGCTTCGACTCGCTGCGACAGGCGCAACGCATCCCGGGACTGGCGGCGGTCGTCCTTCGTGACACGACGGTCATCATGGCGCGCGGTTTCGGCTTCGCCGATGTGGAGCGGCGCTTGGCGGTGACGCCGGAGACGCCGTTCGACATTGCGTCGGTCACCAAGCCGATATCGGCAGTCGTGGCACTCCGCCTGGTGCAGGACGGCGTGCTCGACCTCGATCGCCCGATGCGGCGATACCGCGACTTTCCCGAGTTCTGCACGGCGGCGCGTGGTGGTGGGGGAATCTTCTTCAGCGACTACGCCTGCGAGGGCGATCGCCTCACCTTGCGTCACGTACTGTCGATGACGGCCAACGGCGAGCCGGGAACTCGCTTCTGGTACAACCCGCCCTCGTATTCGTGGGCCTCACGGCCCATGGCCGAGGTGTCGGGGTATGCGTTCTCCACGCTCGTCGATTCGCTCGTGTTGCGCCCGGCGGGGATGCGCAACGCGGCACGCCGGCATCGGCGTCTTGCGCTTCCCCCTGCCATCGAGGCGGCGCTGGCCATGCCGTATCACGACGACTCCACCGGGCGTCGGGTGCGGTCGGACCCACCGCCGGGCCAGGGCGACGGTGCAGCTGGCGGCGTGATCGCGAGCGCGATGGACCTGGCGCGATTCGATGTTGCCCTCGCGACCGATCGTCTCATCGCGCCGGCGTTGCGCGCGCTGCTGTGGACTCCGACGCGAACCCCCGCTGGCGCGCCGCTCCCCTACGGCCTGGGATGGTTCCTCGCCACACGCGACGGGCGGTCGCTCGCCTGGCACACGGGGCTCTGGGAGGGGCGCTATTCGGCGCTGTACCTGAAGGTGCTGGGAGAGACGCCCGCACAGCGGCTGACGCTGATTCTCCTCGCCAACAGCGATGGGCTGCAGTGGGAGACGCGCCTCGACGAGGCGGCGATCGAGCGGTCGCCGTTCGCGACGGCCTTTCTCGCGGCGTTCCCGGCGCGCCATCGCTGA
- a CDS encoding aspartate aminotransferase family protein, whose protein sequence is MSRNADPVFWRDVRAHLIRYGGRFEPLIIERAEGSFVYDADGRAILDFTSGQMSSLLGHGHPEVAAVVADYAHRLDHLFSGMLSRSVVDLARGLAEVTPEGLDRVLLLSTGGESNEAAIKLAKLYTGGHEIVGFAQSWHGMTGGASAATYSAGRKGYGPAAVGSLAIPAPNAYRPAFERGGVADWRGELDYGFDLIDRQSSGNLAAFIAEPILSSGGLLELPVGYLAALKQKCEERGMLLILDEAQTGMGRTGHLFAFERDGVTPDILTLSKTLGAGLPLSAVMCSADVEERCHERGFLFYTTHVSDPLPAAVGLKVLEVVQRDALTERARAMGERLERGLRALQQRHECIGDVRGRGLLRGVEIVADRVTKAPASELGAAITRACMSLGLSMNIVQLPGMGGVFRIAPPLTVREEEIDLGVELLGKAIASVTR, encoded by the coding sequence GTGTCGCGAAACGCCGATCCCGTATTCTGGCGCGATGTCCGCGCGCACCTGATCCGCTACGGCGGACGCTTCGAGCCGCTCATCATCGAGCGGGCGGAGGGGAGCTTCGTCTACGACGCCGACGGGCGCGCGATCCTCGACTTCACGTCGGGGCAGATGAGTTCACTCCTCGGACATGGGCATCCGGAGGTCGCGGCTGTCGTCGCCGACTACGCGCATCGCCTCGACCATCTCTTCAGCGGGATGCTCTCGCGCTCCGTCGTCGACCTGGCGCGCGGCCTGGCCGAGGTGACGCCGGAGGGGCTTGATCGCGTCCTCCTGCTCAGTACAGGTGGGGAGTCGAACGAGGCGGCGATCAAGCTGGCCAAGCTTTACACGGGGGGGCACGAGATCGTCGGCTTCGCCCAGTCGTGGCACGGGATGACAGGGGGCGCCTCGGCGGCGACCTACTCCGCCGGGCGCAAGGGTTACGGGCCGGCGGCGGTCGGGTCGCTGGCGATCCCCGCGCCTAACGCCTATCGCCCGGCCTTCGAGCGCGGTGGCGTCGCCGACTGGCGCGGGGAGCTCGACTATGGCTTCGACCTCATCGATCGCCAGTCGAGCGGGAACCTCGCCGCCTTCATTGCCGAGCCGATCCTGAGTTCCGGCGGGCTGCTCGAACTCCCAGTGGGCTACCTCGCGGCGCTCAAGCAGAAGTGCGAGGAGCGCGGGATGCTGTTGATCCTCGACGAGGCGCAGACCGGAATGGGGCGCACCGGCCACCTGTTTGCCTTCGAGCGCGACGGTGTCACGCCGGACATCCTCACCCTCTCCAAGACGTTAGGCGCGGGACTCCCGCTCTCGGCGGTGATGTGCTCCGCCGATGTGGAGGAGCGCTGCCACGAGCGCGGCTTCCTCTTCTACACGACGCACGTCTCCGATCCGTTGCCGGCGGCGGTAGGGCTCAAGGTGCTGGAGGTCGTGCAGCGCGACGCCCTCACGGAGAGGGCGCGCGCGATGGGCGAACGGCTCGAGCGCGGGTTGCGCGCGCTGCAGCAGCGCCACGAGTGCATCGGCGATGTACGCGGTCGCGGGCTGCTGCGCGGCGTGGAGATCGTCGCCGATCGCGTGACCAAGGCCCCTGCCTCCGAACTGGGGGCCGCCATCACGCGCGCCTGCATGTCGCTGGGGCTCAGCATGAACATCGTGCAACTGCCGGGGATGGGCGGCGTCTTCCGCATCGCGCCGCCCCTCACCGTTCGCGAGGAGGAGATCGACCTCGGCGTGGAGCTCCTCGGCAAGGCCATTGCTTCAGTCACCCGCTGA
- a CDS encoding FAD-dependent oxidoreductase: MKRIVVVGAGAIGLACAHALAKRGLQVVVVDKGAPGDACTKGNAGWIVPSLSAPIPAPGMTWRSLAWMLSSDSPLHVAPTAVPRLARWLWHFWRHCNARDWSAGLHAVAALNRGTLAAFDALAREGIEVELHRQGLLCVFGQVRDMERVRAEFEQLRDYGYRVPTPLSGDALRELEPALSSNVTTGFLTSEEYHVRPESLAAGYAARLTHMGVELRTGVTVLGARAGAHAVVLETDVGAIEGEGVLVAAGAWSGEVLQRFGVRLPVQAGKGYSLTIDTPHPQLQRPVYLGETKIAATPFDGAVRFAGTMELSGVNERFDARRMTAIRKGIARYLREPLPAGGTEWVGMRPLTPDGLPMMGLVPGFGNVWVATGHAMLGITLAPVTGEAMAALIAGEVPPVSLRAFDPGRFRHYT; the protein is encoded by the coding sequence ATGAAGCGCATCGTCGTCGTCGGCGCGGGGGCCATCGGGCTGGCGTGCGCGCATGCGTTGGCCAAGCGCGGGTTGCAGGTGGTCGTGGTCGACAAGGGCGCACCCGGAGATGCCTGTACGAAGGGAAACGCCGGATGGATCGTCCCCTCGCTCTCGGCGCCGATTCCCGCGCCGGGAATGACGTGGCGCTCGCTCGCGTGGATGCTGTCGAGCGACAGCCCGCTCCATGTCGCCCCGACCGCCGTGCCGCGGCTGGCGCGCTGGCTGTGGCACTTCTGGCGTCACTGCAACGCGCGCGACTGGAGCGCGGGGCTGCACGCGGTTGCCGCGCTCAATCGGGGGACGCTGGCGGCGTTCGATGCCCTCGCCCGTGAGGGAATCGAGGTGGAGCTGCATCGCCAGGGGCTGCTATGCGTATTTGGACAGGTGCGCGACATGGAACGGGTGCGCGCCGAGTTCGAGCAGCTCCGCGACTACGGCTACCGCGTACCGACTCCGCTAAGCGGCGATGCGCTGCGCGAGCTGGAGCCGGCGCTGTCCAGCAACGTGACGACTGGTTTCCTCACGTCCGAGGAGTATCACGTGCGCCCGGAGTCGCTCGCCGCTGGATATGCGGCGCGGCTGACGCACATGGGGGTCGAGCTTCGCACGGGCGTGACCGTCCTCGGCGCTCGCGCCGGTGCGCACGCGGTCGTGCTCGAGACCGACGTCGGGGCGATCGAGGGAGAGGGCGTCCTCGTGGCCGCGGGCGCGTGGAGCGGGGAGGTGCTCCAACGATTCGGCGTGCGGCTGCCGGTGCAGGCGGGGAAGGGATACAGCCTGACGATCGACACCCCGCACCCACAGCTGCAACGCCCCGTCTACCTTGGCGAGACGAAGATCGCCGCCACGCCGTTCGACGGCGCCGTGCGCTTCGCCGGGACGATGGAACTCTCGGGCGTCAACGAGCGATTCGACGCGCGACGAATGACCGCGATCCGAAAGGGGATCGCGCGCTACCTGCGCGAGCCGCTGCCTGCGGGCGGTACGGAGTGGGTCGGGATGCGCCCGCTCACGCCGGACGGGCTCCCGATGATGGGGCTGGTGCCGGGATTCGGGAATGTGTGGGTGGCGACCGGGCATGCGATGCTCGGCATCACGCTGGCGCCAGTGACCGGCGAGGCGATGGCGGCGCTCATTGCAGGCGAGGTGCCGCCGGTGTCGCTCCGGGCGTTCGATCCGGGGCGCTTCCGGCATTACACCTGA
- a CDS encoding LysR family transcriptional regulator: MSDTLDIDLLRTFVVIAEMGALSRAATRIGRTQAAISLQVQRLERIVDHPLLERTGRGVHLTAQGTRLLAHAHRILQYHDEALAELSGRGLSGTIRFGCPDDYAVRFLPHLLRGFARLHPKVHVEVHCAHTPRLLEQLDRHALDLALTSFAESENGRTIIRREPLVWVGADGSNAAHRKPLRLALTDPDTLDHRAARRSLDAAGRAYRVAYASASLAGLTAVVRSGQAIAVLTRTAVPDDLRVLSDESGLPPLPSVGIGVMVDSKQPSAVVSTFAQHIRQVLPAI; the protein is encoded by the coding sequence ATGAGCGACACCCTCGACATCGACCTCCTGCGCACCTTCGTCGTCATCGCCGAGATGGGGGCGCTGAGCCGCGCCGCCACGCGCATCGGACGCACGCAGGCGGCCATCAGCCTGCAGGTGCAACGGCTGGAGCGCATCGTCGACCACCCGCTGCTCGAGCGGACGGGGCGCGGCGTGCACCTCACTGCGCAGGGCACCCGGCTCCTCGCCCATGCGCATCGCATCCTCCAGTACCACGACGAGGCGCTCGCCGAGCTGTCGGGGCGCGGACTCTCCGGCACCATACGGTTTGGCTGTCCCGACGACTACGCCGTGCGCTTTCTCCCCCACCTGCTGCGGGGCTTTGCCCGCCTCCATCCCAAGGTGCACGTCGAGGTGCACTGCGCCCACACGCCTCGGCTGCTGGAGCAGCTGGATCGTCACGCCCTCGATCTCGCGCTCACGTCGTTCGCCGAAAGCGAGAATGGGCGCACCATCATCCGGCGCGAGCCGCTGGTATGGGTCGGCGCCGACGGCTCCAACGCGGCGCATCGCAAGCCGCTCCGCCTGGCCCTCACCGATCCCGACACGCTTGACCATCGCGCGGCGCGCCGCAGCCTCGACGCCGCAGGACGTGCCTATCGAGTGGCCTACGCGAGCGCGTCGCTCGCCGGCCTCACCGCCGTCGTCCGCTCCGGCCAGGCAATCGCCGTCCTCACGCGAACCGCGGTCCCCGACGACCTGCGCGTCCTCTCCGACGAGAGCGGACTCCCCCCGCTGCCGAGCGTTGGGATCGGCGTGATGGTCGACAGCAAGCAACCGTCGGCCGTGGTCAGTACCTTTGCGCAGCACATCCGGCAGGTGCTGCCGGCGATTTGA
- a CDS encoding ABC transporter ATP-binding protein: MQLIVENLRKTYPNGVRALEGISLTVGAGMFGLLGPNGAGKSTLMRTLATLQLPDSGSIRFGGIDVLKQPDELRRVLGYLPQEFGLYPSLSVEVTLDHFAALKGVLDGRQRKALVAELLQQTNLHDARRKSVGSLSGGMKQRLGIAIALAGSPKLLIVDEPTAGLDPTERHRFLNLLAEIGQEVVVLLSTHIVEDVRELCQAIAIVDKGRVVLSGDPRHIVDTLRGKVWRRQVDKRELPALRATHRVISTQLLAGVPVVHVYADSAPAGFDPLEPDLEDVYFYHLAHGEALAAA, translated from the coding sequence GTGCAACTCATCGTCGAGAACCTTCGCAAGACGTATCCCAATGGCGTGCGCGCCCTCGAGGGGATATCGCTGACAGTCGGCGCCGGGATGTTCGGGTTGCTGGGGCCTAACGGCGCTGGCAAGTCGACGCTGATGCGCACGCTTGCCACGCTCCAGCTCCCCGACAGCGGATCGATCCGCTTTGGCGGCATCGACGTGCTCAAGCAGCCGGACGAGCTGCGGCGCGTGCTGGGGTACCTGCCGCAGGAGTTCGGGCTCTATCCCTCGCTCTCCGTCGAGGTCACGCTCGATCACTTCGCGGCGCTCAAGGGGGTGCTCGACGGACGTCAGCGCAAGGCGCTCGTCGCCGAGCTCCTGCAGCAGACCAACCTCCACGACGCGCGCCGGAAGTCGGTGGGCTCGCTCTCCGGCGGGATGAAGCAGCGACTGGGCATCGCGATCGCCCTGGCCGGCTCGCCCAAACTGCTGATAGTCGACGAACCCACCGCCGGGCTCGATCCCACGGAGCGGCATCGCTTCCTGAATCTCCTGGCCGAGATCGGGCAGGAGGTCGTGGTGCTGCTGTCGACGCACATCGTGGAGGACGTGCGCGAGCTGTGCCAGGCCATCGCCATCGTCGACAAGGGGCGTGTCGTACTCTCCGGCGACCCGCGCCACATCGTCGACACCCTGCGCGGCAAGGTCTGGCGCCGGCAGGTGGACAAGCGTGAACTCCCGGCGCTGCGGGCCACGCATCGCGTGATCTCCACGCAGCTTCTCGCGGGCGTCCCGGTGGTGCATGTCTACGCCGACTCGGCGCCGGCGGGATTCGATCCGCTGGAGCCAGACCTCGAGGACGTCTACTTCTATCACCTCGCCCATGGCGAGGCGCTCGCGGCGGCATGA
- a CDS encoding DUF2200 domain-containing protein: MEKHRIYTMSVAGVYPHYIQKAEKKGRTKEEVDAVICWLTGYTPKALAKQIEQRTNFEEFFDQAPALHPNASKITGVICGVRIEEIEDPLMKKVRYLDKLVDELAKGRPMEKILRT; encoded by the coding sequence ATGGAGAAGCACCGGATCTACACGATGTCGGTCGCGGGCGTCTATCCGCACTACATCCAGAAAGCCGAGAAGAAGGGGCGCACCAAGGAGGAGGTCGACGCCGTGATCTGCTGGCTCACCGGCTACACGCCCAAGGCGCTGGCGAAGCAGATCGAGCAGCGGACGAACTTCGAGGAATTCTTCGACCAGGCGCCGGCGCTGCACCCCAACGCCAGCAAGATCACCGGCGTCATCTGCGGCGTGCGCATCGAGGAGATCGAGGATCCGCTGATGAAGAAGGTGCGCTATCTCGACAAGCTGGTGGACGAACTGGCCAAGGGGCGGCCGATGGAGAAGATCCTGCGCACGTAG